Below is a genomic region from Henckelia pumila isolate YLH828 chromosome 3, ASM3356847v2, whole genome shotgun sequence.
CACATGTTTGTTGAATCGTGGCAATATAAGTTGCATCGAACAATTGGATAGTGGCTCTCAAGGTCCTGTTAATAGCTTGTGTGGCATTCCTTTGCCTGCTCTGAGAAAAACTTCTACCTTGACTTCTCGTTCCAATGAAGGTGTGTCCCTTCCCCATAATGTGGAAACTTTGTCAAGGATAGATTCTTGCTCAAATGCGAGCAGGATGGTGCATGAAACTATTACTTCCAAGAGTTCAGCTTCTATTGGGATTAAAAATGTGAATTTGCTGAAAAGAGAGGCCTCTTTCTCTGATTCTGTTGACCATTTGAGGACAAATTCCTTTCTAGGTAATAGCTCTGGCATCCAACATTATCACTCAGACAATAAGTTGGTGGAAAATGGCTTGTATACATCTAAACAAGAACTCAATATAACTCAAACTCCTGACATTTCTGGGTCTCGACACAATGAACATCAAAATACAGTGGCACAGTCGATTTCTAGTTTAGTTGAAGACgacaaaaatcataaattgGATGATCATCAGAGTAATACAGTGAGAGATATCAAGTATGATGAATCGTACATTCAATCTCAGTCTGGAGATGATTTGTTCGATATTTTGGGAGCAGATTTTAAGAATAAGATATTTAGCAGCTGCTGGAAGAGTTGTAAATCACCCCCAAACTCAAATATGAACATTACTTCTAAGAAGAGTCTGGTGTCTTCGGAAATATACCCTGCTAGCCAAAGAAACTTGGATAGTGGGATTTTCTCATCTGGCCCTGACCATCTCTTGGATGCGGTAGTCTCTAGAGTTCACTCTGCTGTAAAGCCAACCCTGGATGACAGTGTTTCTTGCGGGACAACGTTGACCGATGCTAGCAGCTCCTCGCGACCCAAGACTGGATTTTCATATAGTCAGTGTAGGGTTTCTAACCAGATGAAGGAAGAGTTACTTGGTGTTCCAAAATACTTTGCAAAGGCAGGAATGATTAGTTCTTGTTCGTTGAGAAATGCTTCTTCAAAGGAAGATTCAGGAACCTGTTCTCAGGTTAGTTCCATTTACGGATCACAAATAAGTCCATGGATTGAAAAGGGTCATGACATGAACCCAAATAATAGCGTGTCTACTGGATGTTCCAAGCAACATGATGAAACAACCAAACCAAATCGCAAGAGGCTCAAACCCGGAGAAAATTCAAGACCTAGGCCAAAAGATCGGCAAATGATCCAAGATCGCTTCAAGGAATTGAGGCAAATTGTACCAAATGGAGCAAAGGTGATGATAATTCCCGCTTGAGGCTCCTATTTCTACTTTTCTTGTGGTGATTAATCGGTGCTTATATTATTCTTATTTTGTTTAACAGTGTAGCATGGATGCTCTTTTGGAACGTACAATCAAGCACATGCTTTTCTTACAGAGTGTTACAAAACATGCTGATAAGCTAAAGCAAACTGGAGAGCCCAAGGTGTGCAATCATTTCAAACTGTATTTACATATCATTATAGCGAATGGCATAAACTCCACTGCATGGTCGTCCACAGCGGCAAAACTGGTGTCGCATCTTGTGGTTTGGACAAATgcaaaaattctgatttttttccTTTGTATAAGTTGCAGATTATTCACAAAGATGGCAGTTTGCAGTTGAAAAAGAACTTTGAAGCGGGAGCAACATGGGCCTATGAAGTAGGCTCTCAATCAATGGTCTGTCCTCTCATAGTTGAAGATCTGGATCAACCCCGTCAAATGCTCGTGGAGGTAATTTTTCAAATCAAGTGTCCTTGTGGGTTGAACCATGGTCTGACCCCTAGTTACTGAGTTTTAGTAAAAACTTGTTGGTTATTACAATCTCAAAGATCTTTGTTCTTTACCCTTGGACTCTGTGACAGATGCTCTGTGAAGAAAGAGGTTTCTTTCTAGAAATAGCCGACATAATTAGAGGCCTGGGGTTAAGCATATTAAAAGGGGTTATGGAAACTCGGAATGGCAAGATATGGGCACGCTTTGCTGTAGAGGTACTGGGCATTTTCTTCTTTACCTTTCCATTTTATACGTTTTATATTCCTTGAATGCCTTCAGCTGCATCAAAATTAAGCTACTTTGGTCTAATGATAGACAAGAGATGTAGAAGATATCGTGTTGTTTAAAGTTCTTGAGTTACAAAATCACTAGGGACTATAGTTTTTGAAGCACGAACAATCTAGGTAGGTAACACCTGCGCTCTCAATTAAACTTTAACTTGCACTTGTTTTGCCAGGCCAATAGAGATGTTACGAGGATGGAAATCTTTCTCTCATTAGTCCACCTTCTGGAGCAAAGTTCGAAAAGCTGCATTCCTCAAGCCAGCAACGCCAGCTGCGACAAAACAACGATCGTTCAACAAATTCACCATGCTGCGTCTCTTCCAGCGACTGGTATATCCCAGGATTTCCACTGATCTATTCAAAATTACAGGACAATCAGTTCGTATATGTTAAGAGTGAGCAACCATGGGATCGCTCGCCATGACTAACATTTCTTCTGATCGAATGACACCAATGTTTTCTTTGAAGCTGTAATGAACTTGTGATCCACAATAGTTGGTGGGTTCGATCATGGAAGAGGAAGAGAAGGCCAGTTAAAAGGAAATGTTTTGTTATGTATTTGCATTGATGTTCTTAATTAATTTCTTGATGTATAGTAATGAAGATGAAGGAGATGATATGGGAAACTGGTGGTTCATTTTACACTTGCTACTTGTTTGTTCCAAGGActtttttggatttttattgTGATCAGAATCATCAGATTATTTTTTgcttcaaattttaatttttttttttttttttttttgacgctGTCTCTTATAAATTTAATTGGTAATTCTTACCGAACACAAACCGAAAAACAGCATGGTTTGCAATTAGTGCCATAAAAAAGTAAGTACAATTTGCCACTAAATCtcataaaaaatcatattatCTTGCgtgtattttattttctaagtttcgaagatatttttatttctgaAGCTCAGTTTAATTACTTTGTAATATTGATGTAGTTACGTATCATTGAGTTGGTAAttgaataatataatatttttcattattcTAACATGCATGTTGCGATATATTTAAGGGTTATTTTTTTCCTCATACGCATTTTTACAAATCACGAGATTGTAATGCATTTTCCATTAGATATGAGATTGtttatcataataataataataataattaattaaataaacaaatatttgTGTTTTAATGGTGgtattgattatatatatatatatatatatatattttctttttcaGAATACAAATGATACGATATATGGAATAGCGCTAGTCTTGCGAACATTTCATGATACACCAAACTAAATAGTTGATACCCCGATTCATAACAAGATTACATATTTATATTAATGCCATACAGAGAATGTAATCTAACCAAAATTTAACATGCATTAATGATGTACGCACgcagacatatatatataattatcaaacatatatattaCTTATAGTCGTCATAGTAAATATAATTTCCCACGTACATACAAAAGCTTACCACTCCAAAACAAGTGCAATAAACCTAAACCTTTCAGAGCCAAAAAGAGCAGACATGATCTTCTCACATGATTTTCATGGAGTACTACGTGGCTTCGTCGGGTCACGCCCATTATGGTGCAACGGGTTCGGACCCGCCGGAACCCTCCTGAGCTCCCGCTCCTCAGGCGTTTCGTGATTCccataattattattatatctaccAACTTCAGGCATCCCACTAATCTTAAATCCAGTTTCCTTTTTCTCCAAGTAAACCTGCATGCATGCCCACATATTCAGTTCAAAACCCGAGAATCGGCATATAGTTACATATACAAACCTTGCGACGCAGAAACAACAGCAAGCCTGCAGTCTTCTTGCTCGCCTctgtaaacatatatatataaaactaaaACGTAAGTCTTGAGCGCGCAATACAAATCGTATTTAATTTGTTAGTATATAATATTGAACGTTAGAGAAAGAGATTACTGTAGTGCAAAGCTGCAGCTGCAGATTCTTTGACGCTTAATATGGTAAAGAGTAGCACCACGCAGAAAAGTAGAGCGTACTTggatgagttaaatttagccaTTGGATGATTTTGAACGTATAATATTGTCAAAGGGAAGATGTGTGGATCAACTTGTGAAGCTAGCGTGGGGAGAATTTATAGAGAAAAAATTTGGAATGATTACTTATGCAGCCATTTGTAGATACAATACGCACCACATTAATTTATATGATAAATTGTTAAGAATGATCCATCAAAGTCCTACGTTGGAAATTTAAGAGAAAGATCATGAATTAATATATGAAATGATATCTCCATTAATATGAGGCCTTTTGGGTGTgttttcaaaatcaaaatcatgagAACTTGTGCCCAAAGtgaacaatattatatcattgTGGAGATATTCGAATCCCATTGACCTAACAATAATAATGATGCGTAAATGCCATAAATTAAagagaaaaaaagaaacaaagcCATGGAGGAAAATCTTTTTGGCAAATTAGCTAGTTTCGTAATGAAGCCAGCGGGGGTGGTTGGTATTCGAGCTATCTGGGTTCGTGACGGCGCCGGTTCAGGTGATTGTGACACCATGACGTCACTCAACATGGCTGGCTGGCTGGAGATATACACCAATGTCAGCAGGGGGGATGgatcacaatatatatatatgctccaatattaattaatttacttaatttatattaattatcaattatatttaataataactaACATGATTAAATTAAACATTAATGAGATGATAAACTCATAATAATATTATTCGAAGAAACCCATGAATAAAGAATATTAAGCCAAGAAAAGCATTTTATTAAGTGTTTTTAAATATAGATCAAATTGAGAAACTACTTCCTATAAAAACGAGCTAGTATATTCATTCTAGTTAACTCAAGTTGATATAAGAATATGCTAATTTTTAGAGTtagaacatttattttttaCTTATACCATATGCATTTAAAGCTACCCATCTGTATTCTGTAGGTGGCTGGGATATGATCGATTTATGCATAAATCAATCCTTTCTATTTCACCGTCAcatcttttccttttttaaaaaaattgttgtcttatgtgtgtgtttgtgtgtatgtgtgtatgtgtgtatttttttttttttttttttggaatttccttgcaccttatttaaaaattttgggatcAGCATTTTTATACTAAGATTTAATTGGTCTtttaattaatcaaatcatgATCTTAGTTATACCAACATTCTGgtaaaaaaatgactaaaaatgGGGGAAAAATCCAAATTACTGCTTCAATATCGGATAGAAATCGTATTGTTAATTGTAGGTTAAAATAAAGAGTCAGTGTTGTCCGCGGTGTCACATCATCAACGACAACACAGGGCAgcgaaaaataaacaaaaataaataacacaagaaattaattttgcacgagtataaaaactcgtgcgggtgccttagggctaaatatcactagtaaacgtaagatcagtcttacaaagataatcttagtgattttacgaaaagtcattaaatcctaaatttctcaacaagttgagaaatcaaacttgcattataaataaatcagagtaaaaacaatagatgcaactcccgtagcctaaatttgaagagacagtaaaaatcttcaacaacacagttctcacagtgttgtctctgatgtcttcaacacgaacggcagcACGGGGACACTTAGTAACGACGACTACAAAATATCTTCAGAATCTTCGAATTCTTCAATGTGATTTTTTCTGAAAGCTCTCTGAATTCTCCTCTGAAGTGTACGTTTGTTTGTGCTCAAAAATCCTTTACTTATAGATGAGAGTCCAAGCATGGAAGGATTTCCTTGTAGAGTCATACACAATTAAGGAAATAAGTCTTTGTTAGGAATAAGATTCTTTTGAACACAAACAATAATATCTCGATAATATTTGATAACAATGATAACCAATAATTCCTTATCAAGATATTAATGAATCTAGGTAAATATCTATCTATAGATTTTCGATAAAAGCATATAATATTTAAcctatcatatcatatcttgataatattttataaacataaatcactTAATTTTCTAATCAAGATATAATATTCATTCTACATAAATATCTATCCTAGTCAATATCGAGAGCATAGAATATTTATACTAGATCCTATCTTTGTCTAGAAGGCAAAATTCAAATACAATCTAATTAATCTCAAGGTAGAAATTTCAAGgaattaaaattcctttcaatctcccattttttgcctttctggataAAACTAtcacaaaaaattataaacataaactccccctgagtttaaaacacttctccccctgaattgtAAGTCTCCCCCTGAAGTGTTGTCCCTTGTGTTGGCAACACGACAGATAACATGGACAGTAACCCATGGGATTCTTGACTTTACTAAGAGAGattctggttatttttgttttgtaggCTTATCATGGACGTGCCTGTTGTTGACGTCAGATTCCGACCACCGGAAGTCAATATGTCAGATTTATGTGAAGATTCAATTTCTTTGATCACTCAGAAGTTTGAAGATTATTTGAAGAGAAAAGACAAACAGAAATTTGGACAACAATCTAAGCACCCTAGTTTTCCTACTCCTGAAAATCTGTTGAGGGTGTCACCTACTCGAGAACCATATCGACCAAGGTATGTTGTTAATTATGAATCTAATACAAAGAATTTTGATTATATACAATGCAGGGAATGCAATagatatggacactatgcaattgAATGTGCAAATCGATTCCACAAAGGTATGGCTATGTTCTTGAGTGATGATGACTCTGACAGAGATCAAGAACAGAATGATGAAGAAGATCATACCTCCCTGGCTGCATTGTTGAAAGAAAAGAGGTGTTTTCAAGTCAACCCACTGGGTGTTGcctccggtgttgcaacaccaagTCGCAACACCAGTGAAAAATCAGTTTTCTTGAATACATCTACTCTTGGTAATTTTGGTGATCAGGAAGCTGTCACTGATGATATAACTCTAAAGTGTGTACAGAATCTTTATGAGGAGTTATatgctgatcggatcaaacagaacaagttgaacacaactctctctaaagaaaattttgatttgaagtctGCCATGGCCAAGCTTGAAGTGATTCTAGATAAGAAAAATATTGAATTCTGCAAGGATAAGGGAGAGCTTGaaaaggtaactctaaatcttGCTAAGTTTAATTCAAGTACATCTAAGCTTGATTTTATAATGGGTAAAAATGGTAAGGCTGGTCTAGGGTTCGTTAACAGAGTGTTTGAAGTTGGAGAATCATCAAAACCAATAGTGTTTGTGAAAGAAGGTAGCAATACTTCTAGCACACCCATTGTCGCTCCGCCATTCAAGAATTTTTCATCAAAAGAGCGTGTTCCTCCTCAAAAGCCAAAGCAATGGAAGCGCCATTTTATGTGTCATTACTGTTTCAAACCAGATCACATCAGGTCTTTTTGTTTCAAGATCAGGAATGACTGCATGTATTGGAAGTAAAAGCTGATGTTGCCTCCCGTGTTGCACAACACCAGGCGCAACACCACCAAAAATAGACccacaacaaaaaaaatttgggtactaaagtttgattttcagtattttgttgtttatacttccttgaaaactaaCATTGCAGGTCACTGGTACTCTCATAGTAGAAGATCACGCCACATTACAGGTTTGAAAGAACATCTCATGGACCATATTGAACAAATATGTGGTAAAGTGACTTACGGAGGTGGTGCAAAAGGAAGGATTGGTGTCAAAGGAACACCGAACGTGGAAGGAGTTTCAATGTTTCACAATGTGCTACATGTCAAGGGACTAAACTCAAACTTGATTTCTTTTAGTCAATTGTGTGATGATGATTTTCATGTCAAGTTTGACAaaaatacttgtgaagtttttgataatgctaacaTATGTGTTTTGATAGGTACAAGATCAGCAAAGTACTACCAACTTGGAGACAAACTTGCTTGCAACCACATGAAAGTGGATGATCTTGATTTATGGCACCAAAAGTTTTGTCATGTAAATTTGGAGACATTGAAAAATCTGTGTAATTATGAAGCTATCCAAGGTATGtctattttggattttggagttccatatgtttgtggtgcatgccaaGTAGGTAAGAAAACTCTCGTGTTGCACCTCGTGTTACAATACTTTGGGACAACACGGTGCCTTAAACTTTTGCATTTGGATTTAATGGATCCTATGGAACTGGAAAGCTATGGAGGTAAGAAGTTTTCTTTTGTGTGTGTTAATGACTCTCATGTTTTACACGAGTAAGATTCTTCAAAGAGAAGTTggatatgtttgatatttttaataatttactcacaaagattactaacctacatAACTTGAAGGTTGGAAGGATCAGGACCGAACATGGTAATATTTTTGAGAACTCTTTATATTTTTGTGATAAGAAAGGCATATCACATGAGTTTTCtgccccaaaaactcctcaacacAATGGCATGGCCAAAAGAAAGAATATGACGTtgcaggagatggctagggtAATGTTGAGCTCAAAGAAAATCTCAaaaagattttgggcagaagtcGTGGATACAACTTGTCGTGTATTGAATCGAGTATACTTAAGGAGTGGTTTTACTATGACTTCCTATGagattctcatgggaaagaggccaaaccttaaattctttcatgtttttggctgtatttgttttgttttgaatgAAAGAGATCACCTAGccaaatttgattccaaaagtGAAAAATTCTTGTCTCTTGGATATGCTTTGAATAATCATGCATGTAGAATGTTTAATATGAGAACTGGAGCAGTTATGAAATCTATTAATGTagattttgatgattttgcagatatcaaaggaaaaaCTACTAAGGATGATCTGCTAAAAATTTTCAGTCCATTGAAAGATTCAGGTGTTGCCTCTGATGTTGTAACATCAAGCACAACACTGGGTCCAACAGTGACTGAACCTGAGAATAATCAACCAAGCGATGAtgatgttgttttgataaatgatggtaAGGACATTTCAAGCAAAATACAAAAGAACAATCCATCATCACAGATTATTGAAGATGCTTCTGGAACAATGCAAACTCGAATGAAGGACAAAGTGGACTACCTCAAGGTGATTGGGTTAGTATGCTCGATTTTCATGTCCACAAACGAGGTAAGGTTGATTGAATATCATCttgaaattggcttcaaacgaggtaAGGTTGATAAAACCTTTTTTATTCATAAGTACAAAGGTGAAATACCTGTTTGCCAAGTTTTTGTGGATGACATCattttttgtgcttcttctgatcaaaagcatgttgataaTTTTGTTGAATACATGTCTTCCATCTTTGAATTGAGCAtgatagttgagttgagttattttcttggttttgatgttaagaaaatg
It encodes:
- the LOC140886933 gene encoding transcription factor LHW-like translates to MGYLLKEALKTLCGVNQWSYAVFWKIGYQNPNLLVWEECYYDLNSYPTHEDFHASWGAIATSNFQSQCHTGEKVSLLINKMMMDNQVNIVGEGLVGRVAFTGNHQWILSENFCGEAHPPEVLNEVHHQFSTGMKTIAVIPVLPHGVVQFGSYSTIGENLRFVRDVLTLVFQLGEVPGVLLSDNYMSKEPTRRFGFPVCIGSSAHVDSSHEFSMMCASPFIADSFNHVESSVQASVLDTQTSDSFITETRNDFQSTVAAFQVLNSSSSGMKPLDHYHTATIAPTAKAAPSFSEIWMNQHTPVNVSKSTLDFPSSTCLLNRGNISCIEQLDSGSQGPVNSLCGIPLPALRKTSTLTSRSNEGVSLPHNVETLSRIDSCSNASRMVHETITSKSSASIGIKNVNLLKREASFSDSVDHLRTNSFLGNSSGIQHYHSDNKLVENGLYTSKQELNITQTPDISGSRHNEHQNTVAQSISSLVEDDKNHKLDDHQSNTVRDIKYDESYIQSQSGDDLFDILGADFKNKIFSSCWKSCKSPPNSNMNITSKKSLVSSEIYPASQRNLDSGIFSSGPDHLLDAVVSRVHSAVKPTLDDSVSCGTTLTDASSSSRPKTGFSYSQCRVSNQMKEELLGVPKYFAKAGMISSCSLRNASSKEDSGTCSQVSSIYGSQISPWIEKGHDMNPNNSVSTGCSKQHDETTKPNRKRLKPGENSRPRPKDRQMIQDRFKELRQIVPNGAKCSMDALLERTIKHMLFLQSVTKHADKLKQTGEPKIIHKDGSLQLKKNFEAGATWAYEVGSQSMVCPLIVEDLDQPRQMLVEMLCEERGFFLEIADIIRGLGLSILKGVMETRNGKIWARFAVEANRDVTRMEIFLSLVHLLEQSSKSCIPQASNASCDKTTIVQQIHHAASLPATGISQDFH